A section of the Palaemon carinicauda isolate YSFRI2023 unplaced genomic scaffold, ASM3689809v2 scaffold141, whole genome shotgun sequence genome encodes:
- the LOC137635566 gene encoding uncharacterized protein, with protein sequence MVWFPEACTFCYDLSTVLLNDDADEDALRAAKSSLRPWVSGFGRNAPTGCPYLLDGDMASRLFPGSSSAAVPSALAAPMIEAIPLEEDDQLSGDVSTLDINVEPMDEQEDPPESDESDEEIPLEGIRFPIVAIQGMESGEEENGVEEDDSSIGSNGPDIEISVQSGFNRRRDEVLPPRQTVPHRVL encoded by the exons atggtctggttcccggaggcTTGCACCTTTTGCTATGACCTCTCAACGGTCTTGCTTAATGATGAT GCTGATGAGGATGCTCTCCGGGCCGCCAAATCCAGCCTCCGGccctgggtgtcagggtttggaagAAACGCCCCCACCGGCTGCCCTTATCTCCTTGACGGtgacatggcctcccgtcttttTCCAGGCTCCTCCTCAGCGGCGGTACCTTCAGCCCTAGCCGCTCCCATGATTGAAGCtatccctctggaggaagatgaCCAGCTCTCAGGAGACGTCTCCACCCTGGATATCAACGTCGAACCAATGGACGAGCAG GAAGATCCCCCAGAATCCGATGAGTCCGATGAAGAAATTCCACTAGAAGGCATTCGCTTTCCAATTGTTGCCATCCAAGGTATGGAGTCGGGCGAGGAAGAGAACGGAGTCGAAGAAGACGATTCTTCCATCGGATCAAACGGACCCGATATCGAG ATATCGGTACAGTCGGGATTCAACCGAAGAAGGGACGAGGTTCTCCCACCACGACAAACCGTGCCGCACCGTGTGCTATAG